The Cynocephalus volans isolate mCynVol1 chromosome 16, mCynVol1.pri, whole genome shotgun sequence DNA segment CAACATAATTTACCACTTCAGCATTTTAAGGTACATGCTTCAGCAGCTCTTCAGCAGTCAGTGTTGTCACCGTCCCCGTTGTCTAGATCTAGAACCCTTTCATCGCCCCAAACAGAAACCCTAACACCGCCTTCTCCCGCCCCACCCTGGCAGTCACGAGTctgctctgtctctgtctctgtggtgCACCTGTTCGGggcatttcatacaaatggaatcacacagcatGTGGCCGCCTGTGTCCGGCTCCTTTCACTCACGTAACGCCCTGCAGGTGCACCCATGTTATAGCATGGGTCAGAACGTCACTACTGTGTGCGGCTGAGTGATACCCTCTGTGTGGATGGGCAGGAGCTGCTGCCTGTGGCAGTTGTGGACAGAGCTATGAACATTCAAAGCCAGtcttgggctggccagtcagctcagctggtgagagcacagtgttagaacaccaaggtcaagtgtttggatccccagtCCAGCCAGCCGCCAGGAAAGACAAAGGAAATCTCAAGTGGAAGTTTAGGCCTCACTGAGGAGGGCGGGTCACCGTCGGGGGCAGGCGAAGGCTCCGAGCTCCTCCCCACATGCAGCTGCCCCAAGACTCAGGACACAGGTGAACCCCGTGTCTTTCTTCCTACAGGTCTAccacctgggggagggggcagcctcGAGGCGGtggctggagcaggagcagcaCAGCAAAGCACAGCTGTGTCTGTCTCACGTGAGGGCAGTGGCCAGCCATGTGCTGGCCCGGCACCCGGGCACCACACCCCTGCTGTGGGATGACATGCTACGGGACATTCCCAAGGACCAGCTGGCAGGTTGGcctctggggggtggggatgggaagtgggaggggctTCTGCTTAGCTGCCTGAGACCTCCAACCTTGGAGAAGAAACACACTGTAGCGAGGGGGCACTGAAGCCAGCTGCTAACCCCACAATCCCACCAGAACCACTTTTTACACGTTCTCCCATGAAGATGCCAAGTGGAAGTCACTCCCCTAAAAGTTGCCGTAGCGTCTTGCAGCAGCATGGAGTGGACAGGGGATTGGCCACGGGCGAGCCCGGTGGGCAGGGGCGCCTCAAGAGTGTCTGGTGCTTCCAGCAGCCACAGCTCCACATGTGTCCCATGGCCAGCTCTGCAGGGGGTTGTGGGCCAGGCTTAAGCTGGGACCTGAACCAGCCAGGTAGTGGCGGAGAGCAGCTATCTCCTCTAGGGTGGGGTTTGGTGCCCAGCTGAGGCTGGCACACGCCTGCGAGGCTCGTGTGCCCCAGGGCTGTGCCATCCTCTTGACAGCTGCTGCGCATTAATGAAGATTACAATTAACTCCCGTTAGTGGGTGTTCCAGCTGCACCTCGGGCTAGTGGCCCCTCAGAGCTCCAAGAGGTGGGTCAATTCCAACTCAGGTTGGCTTTGAAAAGGCATTGTTTGTGATTGTGGCATTTATTACCAAAAATGTAGCACAGCGCTGAGTCTGTGCTTAAAATTCATGTGTCCTATGAAAGATTGTTTATGCTCCCATTTTAATGCAGAAAGAGTGGGTCTGTGGGGCTGGGGGATGTGGCCTGGACGGGTCTCCTCAGCTCTCATGGGTTCTCTCTGTCTCTAGTGTCAGGAGTGCCGCAGCTGGTGGAGCTGGTGCTCTGGGACTACAGGGCTGACCTGGACATCCATGACAAAGGTCAGTACCAAGCTGCCAGGGGACATGGCCTGTCATGGCCCCTGTGACTGGGCAGGCTGTCTACTGTGACCCTGTAATTCCAACTGCCCAGCCTGGGGGTATGAGGTTGGCTGATCAGCACGTGCCCTGAGCAGCCcggctgttttagtccattttgtgttgctataacagaattacctgagactgggtaatttataaagaacagaggtttatttggcttacgattctgggacagctgcatctggcacgagcctcaggctgcttctactcatgttagaaagtggcagggatccagcaggtacaagcagatcacatggcgagaggaagcaagagagagagagaaggtgccagggtcttttcaagcaacgagctctcacgggaactaatagagcgagaactcactcattaatccccctcccccagggagagcattaatccattcgtgagggatccgcccccacgactcaatcagtttccaacactgccaagttggagatcagatttccacatgagttttggaggggacaacacatccaaactccatcactggcTCAGCCTCCTGCCCTGGGCACTGCCCCTTCACACCCCAGACCCCACTCTGTAGGGCCCCAGCTGGCCCTGGGACAGCCACACTTCACAGGGGCTTCTGCCTTCCCAGTTCTCCAAGGTGTTTTCCTAGCGAGCCAGTGAACTCGGGGCCCATGTAAGCTGCTGGGGTCTCTCCTCCACTAGGAGCTAAGCCCAGAGGTCATGGGCTGCATCGCTGCTGTGTCTGGACAAGTGTGTGACCCTGGGGTGCATGTCCAGGGCCGTAGCAGCCAGCTCTCTCTGCAGGAGCTGCTCACCCACTTGCTTTCCTGTCCGCACAGTCCTCCTCATGGAGAAGTACCGGGAGTGCGGCTTTCTGCGGCTCTGGGCTGCTAGTGCCTTCAAGGGGGCCACGGGGGCCAGCCAAGCCCTGCCGCCCATTGAGCACCACCTCAGGAACCATGCACAGTGGCTGCAGGTGGCGGGCAGCGGACCAGCGGACACGCTGCAGGGCATCGTCTTGACCGGCTGGCAGAGGTAAGCCCTCAAGCGGCCCGTCCTGGGAAGGTTGGGGGTGGCTCTCCACCCACCATGGTGGCCTGTCCAGTGTTGGGCCTTCTCAAGGTCAATCACAAGGGAGGCAGCCTGGGCCCCAGAAGGAGTTGCAGGACACGGCTGTCGGGTTGAGCTCCTCACTCCCCTGTGGCCACCCCACGCTCTCCTGAGGGGATGATGCTCAGATGTTCAGGGCCACGAGCACCCCCAGGTGTGCCACACAGGGCTGTGTTTGTGGCTCGTGCACAGCAAGGCAAGGCACAAGGAAGGATTTGGGCCCTTTCGGGATTTCACTGCTTTCGAAGTCTCTGAAGTCCTGACCTTGGGTCCTGTCCCGTGGGCTGGCAGGGTGGAGGGGAGCCAGGCGGCTGGCGGCAGCAGGAGGCTCATCCCCTCCAACCCCACTGGCAGAGCTTAGGCTCAGATGAAGTCAGGAATGCCAGGGTGGGGACTGCAGGGCGGGGCCTTCCGGGCATGTCTGGCTGTGACTGGCCAGCCTGGCTGCAGGTCCAGAGGCAGCAGCCGGTCCTATGGAAGCTTCTAGAAGACTCCCACGGTCTTGCCTACTGAGTGTCTACCATGTAGGCACGGGGTGCATCTCAGTCTGGATTTAAACCGTGACTATCCACATAGAGCAGAGCCCCTCACCTCACAGGGCAGTGGCCCAGCGTTCCATAAAAGGTGGCACTTACTTGAGGAGAGCCCAACAGTGTGACATCAGACACCACCCAGCTCACCCAAGGTGTCACCCACGTTCACACCTCCCCACTCACAGCTCAGGAACTGAGGCGTGTGCAGGTGGAGGCACCCAGACCCCCACCCTGGGGCCAGGCTGAGCCCCTCAGCCCTCGCTGGGGACAGACGCTGTTCTCATGGGCCCCAGGGGGAAAGCCACAACCCCAGCCAACCAGATGGGCTCAGAGGCTACAGCCACAACCCTGGAGAAGGGGACACCAGTGCACTGCCCCCAGGGACAGAGCCTCTGCTTTCCTCAGAGCAGAGTGTGCATGGGGCGGGGGCCAGGCCATGCTGCCCAGTGGTTCCTGGGCAGTGTCTCCCAAAGGTGGCCATCCACATGCATGAACCCTGCAGCATCGGACCCTGACGTGTTCCTTTTAATCCCATTTCTAAAACTGACATGACGTGCAATCCCCACCACACAGAAACCACTTCGGAAACCTTGGGCTGGGTGGATGGAGGGGGCTGGGCCACCCCCAGGGACTGATGTGCAGCCTGGGAACCCGAGAAAGGAACAGAGCACCCCAAGTCAGGATGGCCTTGGTCAGGCTGGGCTGGTGCTAAGCAGGCCTCTCTCGTGGGCTTAGGTACGACCACTTCTCCGTGCTGTGCGAGCTGCTCCCTGTGGGCATCCCATCCCTGGCTGCCTGTCTGCAGTTGCTCTTACATGGTATGATCCTGTCCAGCAGCCCCAAGCCCCGCCAGCGCCTCCCAGGAAGACCGGGAGGACAGGAGGCTGGGCTCCTGCTGTCCCCTAACCACTGCCTAACCCGGGGCTGGACTGTGGTCGTCCTCAGGGTGGAGTTTGGCCCAGTGGGGGAGGACACTACCAGAGCCCAGCTCGGCCACCTGCTCATCCCGCTGTTGGCCCCGGCTGGGCCTCTGTCCAGGTCTTCAAGCCTAAGCCCAAGGCAGGCTGGGGAGTTAGGAGGGACACGCCCCTCAGACACAGGGAACCTGCAAAGGTAACTCAGGCCACAGATGCGGATGTGGAAAAGGGTCCGACCCTGGCTGCATGAATGTCCTGAATGCCTTGTCTGGCAGGCTGTGCAGGACTGGGTGGCCCCGTCCCTGGCAGGCGCCTTAACCCAACACTCCCACCTCCAGATCAGCTGAGGGACACGCGTACACACGGGCAGAGAAAGGCACAGGGACACTCCTCGGCACACTGCTCAGAACGTGGCAGCAGCGAGGGCTTGGTGGAATAAACTGCATTTGCACTGTGCGATGTCGGAGCGACAGTGTGTCTGTATTGGCATGAGGTCACCCGTGATGTTCTGAGGAGAGCAGGGCACAGAGCGCTGCTTGGGGAGGACAGTGCTGTGCAGGGAGAAGGAAGAGACCTGCATTGCGATGACGTTCTGTTCAGTTTCTCGACCTGTTAATTCTGAACATTTAGAACATACAGAAAGATGCGAAAGCAGGTCAAGCAGATGCCTGCTCACCCCACACCGAGCAGGCGTGCTGACGCCGGTGGCATTCGCTCCGCTCCCGCTGTTCCTGAGCGGAGAGCCCCGTGCCGCAGCCACTGCACAGCCGGCgcctccctgcctgcctccccgCTGTCCCCCAGCTCAGAGCGTCACCCGCGTCGCGCCCACAGGCCGCGCTGGTTGGCCTCGGGAGCCCCAGAGCGCTCCACCGTCGTGTAAGCGGCCTCCCCGCAGGCGGGTCCGGGTGGTGGCGCTGCGGCAACGCTgctcctgttttgttttctgatttttaaaataaggaacatGTTTTACGTGTTTAGTGAGAAGCGCAGGCCTCACCCATCCCGAGGTGTCCTTGGGTCGGCACGTGGCCTGGCCAGCGCTGCCCTGCGGCTGCACCCGCACCCAGCGCCCCAGGGCCTGCAGCCGGACACGTGGCCGGTATGGAACGGCCCCTCGGACCGCTTCTGCCTGTGGTTGGTTTCAGGAGAATTTACCGACTACGTTAAATCGAGAGTGGAGAGCTTTCTGGGGATTTCGAGCCTGGACATAACTGATTCTGTGAGgtagcccctcccctcccccaccgcgTCCCCGTCCCCATCCCCTGGGGACTGCGGTTCTCAGTGCGGCTCTCCCGCAGCGAGGGGGCCGGTTCCTTCCCAGGCAGCAGCATCCTCGCCCTCATCACACAAGTCAGCCTGCACCTGCGCAGCTCCGTGGACGCGCTGCTGGAGGGGAACAGGTGAGCAGGCAGGTGACAGTCCCCTGCCGCCCGGCACAGGGCGGAGGCTGGCCTCACCCTTCTCAAAGATTTTCTAGGGGGTAAATAAAGGTTTTAAAAGTTTCTGCCAGATTGTTAAGTGTTTCAGGGCATTACTGTAAAACCTACGCTGGGCTGCCGCCTTAGCCGCCGTCCATGGCTTTGCTGCAGGTACGTGACTGGCTGGTTCAGCCCTTACCACCGCAGGCGGAACCTCATCCACCCGGTCATGGTCCAGCACATCCAGCCCGAGGCACTCAGGTAACCCACCCCCCTCGCTGACCAGGTGCTCCGGCCCTGGGGCAGCCCGTCCTCCTCCAGGCTGCTGCAGCACCTGTCATAATTGGCTCTGAACCAAAACAAGCCTTCCAGGTGTTGCAGCCTTGGGTTCTTGGATGAATCAATCCCTGGC contains these protein-coding regions:
- the HEXD gene encoding hexosaminidase D isoform X2, which translates into the protein MSGSTPFKMRLVHLDLKGAPPKVSYLSEIFPLFHDLGANGLLIEYEDMFPYEGHLQLLRAKHAYSPSEVKEILHLARLSELEVIPLVQTFGHMEFVLKHAAFAHLREVALFPNTLNPHEAESLALVGAMIDQVLGLHGGSSWLHIGCDEVYHLGEGAASRRWLEQEQHSKAQLCLSHVRAVASHVLARHPGTTPLLWDDMLRDIPKDQLAVSGVPQLVELVLWDYRADLDIHDKVLLMEKYRECGFLRLWAASAFKGATGASQALPPIEHHLRNHAQWLQVAGSGPADTLQGIVLTGWQRYDHFSVLCELLPVGIPSLAACLQLLLHGEFTDYVKSRVESFLGISSLDITDSVSEGAGSFPGSSILALITQVSLHLRSSVDALLEGNRYVTGWFSPYHRRRNLIHPVMVQHIQPEALSLLARWSSLVQELEAALQLVFYPDAVEEWLEENVLPSMQRLQGLLQDLSQAAAPQPPSTGPTPDTG